A DNA window from Nerophis lumbriciformis linkage group LG33, RoL_Nlum_v2.1, whole genome shotgun sequence contains the following coding sequences:
- the LOC133575591 gene encoding uncharacterized protein, whose amino-acid sequence MDDNGGISKVCHSELVLYHSVSGPWQFSLPPSKMETIKFHESFNSPTRILTRTPLVQHIILVLQQPHWFLVKDSSQYIQQAPHLKEEEEDPQPPHIKEEEEEVWITQEEECLLGQEEADLSKFPLTVVSVKTEEHEDKPPESSQLHHSPNVQRVSAGSHEEEWHTSVGQKELQAPSHIKEEQLHDEDKAQSLQLHHSQSEENRGAELVSQHLTEADGEHCEDIKSEPDSIFAPLSDMDHMMSDSSDHSDHIQKPLESKNESKGDTRHHTNNKHFDCSECGKSFRQKSNFTVHMRTHTGEKPFACSVCKKSFSIKQHMTRHMRTHTGEKPFTCSVCKKSFSIKQHMTRHMRTHTREKPFPCSVCKKSFSRKLAMTTHMRTHTGEKPFTCSVCKKIFSRKLDMTTHMRIHTGEKPFTCSVCKKSFYRKLDMTTHKRTHTGEKPFTCSVCKKSFSRKRNMTTHMKTHTGEKPFLCSVCPKRFSINQQMKRHMRTHTGEKPFSCTVCDKVFRFKYQVSKHKCVTVMEAAGI is encoded by the exons atggatgacaatgGTGGCATCTCCAAG GTATGCCATTCTGAACTGGTGCTTTACCACAGCGTGTCTGGTCCATGGCAGTTCTCACTTCCCCCCAGTAAGATGGAG ACAATAAAGTTCCATGAATCCTTCAACTCCCCCACCCGGATACTCACCAGAACCCCTTTAGTCCAGCACATCATCCTGGTCTTGCAGCAACCCCACTGGTTCCTCGTCAAAGACAGTAGCCAAT acatcCAGCAGGCCCCCCaccttaaagaggaagaggaggatccacagcctccccacattaaagaggaagaggaggaagtgtggatcacacaggaggaagagtgtcttctagggcaggaggaggctgatctcagcaagtttccactgactgttgtctctgtgaagactgaagagcatgaagacaaaccacctgagtcctcacagcttcatcacagtccaa acgtccagcgggtgtcagcggggagtcatgaagaggagtggcacaccagtgtgggacagaaggagctacaggccccctcccacattaaagaggagcagcttcatgatgaagataaagctcagtccttacagcttcatcacagtcaaagtgaggagaacagaggggcggagcttgtaagtcaacacctcacagaagctgatggagagcattgtgaagatatcaagtcagaaccagacagcatatttgctccactgtcagacatggaccacatgatgtcagactcttctgatcacagtgaccacattcaaaaacctttggagagtaaaaatgagtctaaaggtgatacgagacatcacactaacaacaaacactttgactgctctgaatgtgggaaatcatttaggcAGAAGAGTAattttacagtacacatgagaacacatactggagagaaaccttttgcttgctctgtttgtaagaagagtttctccataaagcaacacatgaccagacacatgagaacacacactggagagaaaccttttacttgctctgtttgtaagaaaagTTTCTCCATAAAGCaacacatgaccagacacatgagaacacacactagaGAGAAACCTTttccttgctctgtttgtaagaagagtttctccagaaagcttgccatgaccacacacatgagaacacatactggagagaaaccttttacttgctctgtttgtaagaagattttctcccgaaagcttgacatgaccacacacatgagaatacatactggagagaaaccttttacttgctctgtttgtaaaaaGAGTTTCTACAGAAAActtgacatgaccacacacaagagaacacatactggagagaaaccttttacttgctctgtttgtaagaagagtttctccagaaagcgtaacatgaccacacacatgaaaacacacactggagaaaagccTTTTCTGTGCTCAGTGTGTCCCAAAAGATTCTCCATAAATCAGCaaatgaaaagacacatgagaacacacactggtgagaaaccgtttagttgcactgtgtgtgataaggtgttcaggtttaagtatcaggtcagtaaacacaagtgtgtaacagtcatggaagctgcagggatttaa